One part of the Candidatus Zixiibacteriota bacterium genome encodes these proteins:
- a CDS encoding methyltransferase domain-containing protein, whose product MSMPHETVESHYGKRELYNSIISAFHAAGQDPDRLTYEDLKLVDEFHIRGREATEELADRAQLKPGELVLDVGCGIGGSARYLAATRRVRPIGIDLTPEFIATANRLTKLVHLEDKVEFRQGNALQLPFPDAAFDVAWTEHAQMNIADKRGLYGEIARVLKPGGRLAFHDIFAGPASPLHFPVPWADESAISFLETPDRVRAILTDLGFKVLEWHDKSQPSVEWMKVAMEKMRNGDRPPVGPALLMGDAFKPKFDNVIRNFADNRITVVMAVVQKA is encoded by the coding sequence ATGTCAATGCCGCATGAGACGGTGGAAAGTCATTATGGGAAACGCGAGCTGTACAACAGCATCATTAGCGCGTTTCACGCCGCCGGCCAGGATCCCGACCGGCTCACCTATGAAGACCTCAAACTCGTCGACGAATTCCACATCCGTGGCCGTGAAGCCACCGAGGAACTCGCCGACCGAGCCCAACTCAAGCCCGGCGAACTGGTGCTCGATGTCGGCTGCGGCATCGGCGGCTCGGCGCGCTATCTGGCCGCTACCCGTCGCGTTCGCCCGATCGGCATCGACCTGACGCCCGAATTCATTGCGACCGCCAATCGCCTCACCAAACTCGTCCACCTCGAAGACAAAGTCGAGTTCCGCCAGGGCAACGCCCTGCAGCTCCCTTTTCCCGACGCTGCCTTCGACGTCGCCTGGACCGAGCATGCGCAGATGAATATCGCCGACAAGCGCGGCCTTTATGGCGAAATCGCCCGCGTCCTCAAACCCGGCGGCCGCCTCGCGTTCCACGACATCTTCGCCGGCCCGGCTTCACCGCTTCATTTTCCAGTGCCGTGGGCCGATGAAAGCGCCATCAGTTTCCTCGAAACTCCCGACCGTGTTCGCGCTATCCTGACTGATCTCGGTTTCAAGGTCCTCGAATGGCACGACAAGTCGCAGCCCTCGGTCGAGTGGATGAAGGTTGCTATGGAGAAAATGCGCAATGGCGACCGTCCGCCGGTCGGCCCCGCCTTGTTGATGGGTGACGCCTTTAAACCGAAATTCGACAACGTCATCCGCAACTTCGCCGACAACCGCATCACCGTCGTCATGG
- a CDS encoding NUDIX domain-containing protein, whose amino-acid sequence MTEHLQAEIVQTAVLVNARGEALILRRPAGKWQLPGGRLNAGEQWDEGLRREIREETGIDDVEILSIMMLDNWVYEGVPMYGVFLLCRTQKTEVRLSTDHDEFRWVTLKDDLRQFDFWHDSLRILVERALQMR is encoded by the coding sequence ATGACGGAGCATCTTCAAGCCGAGATCGTGCAGACGGCGGTGCTGGTAAATGCACGCGGTGAGGCGTTGATATTGCGGCGGCCAGCGGGAAAATGGCAGCTTCCGGGCGGACGACTGAACGCCGGCGAACAGTGGGATGAAGGGCTGCGGCGGGAGATTCGCGAAGAAACGGGGATCGACGATGTCGAAATCCTCTCGATCATGATGCTCGACAATTGGGTGTACGAGGGGGTGCCGATGTACGGCGTATTCCTGCTGTGCCGGACGCAGAAGACTGAGGTGCGGTTGAGCACGGATCACGATGAGTTTCGCTGGGTGACGCTGAAAGATGATCTGAGGCAGTTTGATTTTTGGCACGACAGT